One Hordeum vulgare subsp. vulgare chromosome 4H, MorexV3_pseudomolecules_assembly, whole genome shotgun sequence DNA window includes the following coding sequences:
- the LOC123449040 gene encoding tropinone reductase homolog At5g06060-like, which translates to MAAVDDIGASAGRWSLHGRTALVTGGTRGIGRAVVEELAALGAAVHTCSRKEAELGERLKEWEAKGFRVTGSVCDVSVRGQRELLLRDVADRFAGKLDILINNVGTNRRKPTTEYSADEYSFIMATNLESAYHLCQLAHPLLKASAVASIVFISSVSGVVAISSGSIYGMTKGAMNQLAKNLACEWAKDNIRINSVAPWYIKTSLVEEDLAKKDFVDTIARRTPMRRVGEPEEVSSLVAFLCMPGSSYITGQTISVDGGMTINGMYPTEN; encoded by the exons ATGGCCGCGGTAGACGACATCGGCGCCAGTGCGGGGAGGTGGTCCCTCCACGGCAGGACGGCGCTCGTCACCGGCGGCACCCGCGGCATCGG GCGCGCGGTCGTTGAGGAGCTGGCGGCGCTCGGGGCGGCCGTGCACACATGCTCCCGGAAGGAAGCCGAGCTCGGCGAGCGCTTGAAGGAATGGGAGGCCAAGGGATTCCGCGTCACCGGCTCCGTCTGCGACGTCTCCGTGCGCGGCCAGCGCGAGCTCCTGCTCCGCGACGTCGCCGACCGATTCGCCGGCAAGCTCGACATCCTC ATAAACAACGTGGGCACAAACCGTAGAAAACCAACCACTGAATACTCAGCAGATGAATATTCATTTATAATGGCCACTAATCTTGAATCTGCATATCATCTATGCCAACTTGCACATCCTCTTCTCAAAGCATCCGCGGTGGCCAGCATTGTCTTCATATCATCAGTCTCTGGAGTGGTAGCCATATCTAGTGGCTCCATTTATGGCATGACAAAAG GTGCGATGAATCAGTTGGCCAAGAACCTAGCATGTGAGTGGGCGAAAGACAACATAAGAATCAACTCTGTTGCTCCATGGTACATCAAGACTTCACTTGTGGAAGAG GATTTGGCCAAAAAGGATTTCGTGGATACCATTGCCCGTCGAACTCCAATGAGGCGTGTGGGAGAACCTGAAGAAGTATCATCGCTGGTGGCATTTCTCTGTATGCCCGGTTCATCTTACATCACTGGCCAGACGATCTCGGTTGATGGCGGCATGACCATAAATGGCATGTATCCGACTGAGAACTAG